One Natrinema salaciae genomic region harbors:
- a CDS encoding TATA-box-binding protein encodes MTDPKDTINIENVVASTGIGQELDLQSVAMDLEGADYDPEQFPGLVYRTQNPKSAALIFRSGKIVCTGAKSTDDVHESLRIVFDKLRELQIQVNEDPEIVVQNIVTSADLGRNLNLNAIAIGLGLENIEYEPEQFPGLVYRLDEPEVVALLFGSGKLVITGGKKPEDAEHAVDKIVSRLEDLGLLE; translated from the coding sequence ATGACGGACCCGAAGGACACCATCAACATCGAAAACGTGGTGGCGTCGACCGGTATCGGACAGGAACTCGACCTCCAGAGTGTCGCGATGGACCTCGAGGGGGCCGACTACGACCCCGAACAGTTCCCCGGTCTCGTCTACCGCACCCAGAATCCAAAATCCGCCGCCCTGATCTTCCGATCGGGGAAGATCGTCTGTACCGGCGCGAAGAGCACCGACGACGTTCACGAGAGCCTGCGCATCGTCTTCGACAAGCTCCGCGAACTCCAGATCCAGGTCAACGAGGACCCCGAGATCGTCGTCCAGAATATCGTCACCTCGGCCGATCTGGGCCGCAACCTCAACCTGAACGCGATCGCCATCGGCCTCGGCCTCGAGAACATCGAGTACGAGCCCGAGCAGTTCCCCGGCCTCGTCTATCGGCTCGACGAACCGGAGGTCGTCGCCCTGCTCTTCGGCTCCGGGAAACTCGTTATTACCGGCGGGAAGAAGCCCGAAGACGCCGAGCACGCCGTCGACAAGATCGTCTCCAGGCTCGAGGACCTCGGCCTGCTCGAGTAA
- a CDS encoding DUF7344 domain-containing protein gives MTIHPERSAPTSDRFHLGNDGAIGRRPLPRETVRDMLDNDRRREVLRCVLAADDPVSVRTLVGRLADAEHDPTVGTTIHQLRQRIHTSLCQTHLPLLAEHDIVRFDRALSLVGPAVNCAAFESLLEFESLERPIAARLG, from the coding sequence ATGACGATCCATCCAGAACGATCGGCGCCCACCTCGGATCGGTTTCACCTCGGTAACGACGGTGCGATCGGGCGCCGGCCGCTCCCGCGCGAGACCGTCCGCGACATGCTGGACAACGACCGCCGACGCGAAGTGCTCCGCTGCGTCCTCGCGGCCGACGATCCGGTTTCGGTTCGCACGCTGGTCGGGCGACTCGCCGACGCCGAACACGATCCGACGGTCGGGACGACGATCCATCAGCTGCGCCAGCGGATCCACACCTCGCTGTGCCAGACACACCTCCCGCTGCTCGCGGAACACGATATCGTCCGCTTCGACCGCGCGCTGAGCCTCGTCGGCCCGGCTGTCAACTGCGCCGCGTTCGAATCCCTCCTCGAGTTCGAATCGCTCGAGCGGCCGATCGCCGCCCGACTCGGGTAG
- the hisG gene encoding ATP phosphoribosyltransferase: protein MRIAVPNKGRLHEPTIDLLERAGLHLENGADRKLYADTVDPEVTVLFARAADIPEYVSDGAADLGITGFDQVREARVDDVAELLDLEFGRCRLVLAAPEDGDIDAVEDLTGATIATEFPNVTTDFFADTSVDPDIVEVSGATELTPHVEMADAIVDITSTGTTLKMNRLAVVEEVLASSVRLFGREDVLDDPKVDEVRTALSSVKRAEGKRYLMMNVPRDRLDDVREVIPGLGGPTIMDIADGSDGEAMVAVHAVVNERDVFETITDVKNAGASDILVTEIERLVE, encoded by the coding sequence ATGCGAATCGCCGTTCCTAACAAGGGCCGCCTGCACGAGCCGACGATCGACCTCCTCGAGCGGGCGGGGCTCCACCTCGAGAACGGTGCCGATCGAAAGCTCTACGCCGATACCGTCGACCCGGAAGTGACGGTCCTGTTCGCCCGCGCGGCCGACATCCCGGAGTACGTCTCCGACGGAGCGGCCGACCTCGGTATTACGGGCTTCGATCAGGTCCGGGAGGCCCGGGTGGACGACGTCGCCGAGCTCCTCGACCTCGAGTTCGGGCGCTGTCGGCTCGTCCTCGCGGCGCCCGAAGACGGCGACATCGACGCCGTCGAGGACTTGACCGGGGCGACGATCGCCACCGAGTTTCCGAACGTCACCACGGATTTCTTCGCGGACACTAGTGTCGATCCCGACATCGTCGAGGTGTCGGGGGCGACGGAGCTCACCCCACACGTCGAGATGGCCGACGCGATCGTCGACATCACGAGCACCGGAACCACGCTGAAGATGAACCGGCTGGCCGTCGTCGAAGAGGTGCTCGCGAGTTCCGTCCGACTGTTCGGTCGCGAGGACGTCCTCGACGACCCCAAGGTCGACGAGGTCCGGACCGCGCTCTCCTCGGTCAAACGCGCCGAGGGCAAACGCTACCTGATGATGAACGTTCCGCGGGACCGACTCGACGACGTCCGCGAGGTCATTCCGGGGCTCGGCGGGCCGACGATCATGGACATCGCCGACGGCAGCGACGGCGAGGCGATGGTCGCCGTCCACGCCGTCGTCAACGAGCGGGACGTCTTCGAGACGATTACGGACGTGAAAAACGCCGGGGCGAGCGATATTTTAGTGACCGAGATCGAGCGGCTCGTCGAGTAG
- a CDS encoding AAA family ATPase: protein MDAPLWTETHAPELAELPQDDAREYLQRAVEEPINLLLQGPPGSGKTAAARALAREAHADPDNDFVEINVADFFSRTKTEIKNDPRFEHFLVGRSSMSKRDMINHVLKESASYAPVSGGYTTILLDNAEDVREDFQQALRRIMEQHHRTTQFLVATRQPTKLIPPIRSRCFPVSFPSPTSEEIVTVLERIVEAEGVDYDADGLEFVAGYANGNLRQAILAAQTTVEDEGELTMSAAYDTLGEVGLDDEIESMLDDAEAGEFTDARSTLDDLLVDEGLDGGEVLDEILRIARKRYQGRRLARLHRLAADIDFELHEGTSDRIHLSHLLAELGRDA, encoded by the coding sequence ATGGACGCGCCGCTGTGGACCGAAACCCACGCCCCGGAGCTGGCCGAGTTGCCACAGGACGACGCTCGCGAGTACTTACAGCGGGCCGTCGAGGAGCCGATCAACCTCCTCCTGCAGGGGCCGCCGGGAAGCGGGAAGACGGCGGCGGCGCGCGCGTTGGCTCGCGAGGCGCACGCGGATCCGGACAACGACTTCGTCGAGATCAACGTCGCCGACTTCTTCAGTCGGACCAAGACGGAGATCAAGAACGACCCCCGGTTCGAGCACTTCCTCGTCGGCCGCTCGTCGATGTCCAAGCGTGACATGATCAACCACGTCCTCAAGGAGTCCGCGAGCTACGCGCCCGTTTCGGGCGGGTACACGACGATACTGCTCGACAACGCCGAGGACGTTCGCGAGGACTTCCAGCAGGCGCTGCGGCGGATCATGGAACAACACCACCGGACGACCCAGTTTCTCGTCGCCACGCGGCAACCGACCAAACTCATCCCGCCGATCCGCTCGCGGTGTTTCCCCGTCTCCTTCCCCTCGCCGACCAGCGAGGAGATCGTGACCGTCCTCGAGCGGATCGTCGAGGCCGAGGGCGTCGACTACGACGCCGACGGCCTCGAGTTCGTCGCGGGCTACGCGAACGGCAACCTCCGGCAGGCGATCCTGGCGGCCCAGACGACCGTCGAGGACGAGGGCGAACTCACGATGAGCGCGGCCTACGACACCCTCGGCGAGGTCGGCCTCGACGACGAGATCGAGTCGATGTTAGACGACGCCGAAGCCGGCGAGTTTACCGACGCCCGATCGACGCTGGACGACCTCCTCGTCGACGAGGGGTTGGATGGCGGGGAGGTGCTCGACGAGATCCTCCGCATCGCTCGCAAGCGCTATCAGGGCCGGCGGCTCGCTCGTCTTCACCGGCTCGCCGCGGACATCGACTTCGAGCTGCACGAGGGCACGAGCGACCGAATTCACCTCTCGCATCTACTGGCTGAACTGGGCCGGGACGCCTGA
- a CDS encoding TIGR01177 family methyltransferase — MYLLELGGEDDAFAAREAASAATGIRRIAPGIAVARGIVPERVRGLAYTHRASELLGRGAADLESARAVLEAASIDREGSVAVRATDVHGSSGVSTERAERELGQILVDRGFPVDLEEPDHLLRVVFSAGVLDGDASGDALEPVTDDGDGGDGGDGGDGPAGEQGSVCALGWLAAESVRDFGARAPTDKPFFQPGSMDPLLARAVANVAGARTGATILDPMCGTGGVLVEAGLVGADVIGTDAQAKMAAGARENLAHFLDAENPSPTGANRGSWHVGRGDATRLPLTGDAVDGVVFDAPYGRQSKIDTHRLEDLVSGALAEAHRVAPRAVVLADRSWASEARAAGWELESSFERRVHRSLTRYVMVLERRTA; from the coding sequence GTGTATCTGCTCGAGTTGGGCGGCGAAGACGACGCGTTCGCGGCCCGGGAGGCGGCCAGTGCGGCGACCGGGATCCGCCGAATCGCCCCCGGGATCGCCGTCGCGAGGGGAATCGTCCCCGAACGCGTCCGCGGTCTCGCCTACACCCACCGCGCGAGCGAACTCCTCGGTCGGGGTGCGGCCGACCTCGAGAGCGCCCGCGCGGTGCTCGAAGCGGCGTCGATCGACCGCGAGGGATCGGTCGCGGTGCGGGCGACGGACGTCCACGGCTCGAGCGGTGTGAGTACCGAGCGGGCCGAGCGCGAACTCGGACAAATCCTGGTCGATCGTGGATTTCCCGTCGATCTCGAGGAGCCGGACCACCTCCTGCGGGTCGTCTTTTCGGCGGGCGTACTCGATGGCGACGCGAGCGGTGACGCGCTCGAGCCCGTCACAGACGACGGAGATGGCGGAGACGGCGGAGACGGCGGAGACGGGCCGGCGGGTGAGCAGGGCTCCGTCTGCGCGCTCGGCTGGCTCGCGGCCGAGAGCGTCCGCGATTTCGGCGCACGCGCACCGACGGACAAGCCGTTCTTCCAGCCGGGCAGCATGGATCCCCTGCTCGCGCGCGCCGTCGCGAACGTCGCGGGCGCTCGAACGGGAGCGACGATTCTGGACCCGATGTGTGGCACCGGCGGCGTGCTCGTCGAGGCCGGGCTCGTCGGGGCGGACGTGATCGGGACCGACGCGCAGGCGAAAATGGCGGCGGGTGCGCGGGAGAACCTGGCGCACTTCCTCGACGCCGAGAATCCCTCGCCGACCGGCGCGAATCGGGGCTCGTGGCACGTCGGCCGTGGCGACGCGACGCGGCTCCCGTTGACGGGCGATGCCGTCGACGGCGTGGTCTTCGACGCGCCCTACGGCCGGCAGTCGAAGATCGACACCCATCGGCTCGAGGACCTCGTTTCGGGTGCGCTCGCCGAAGCCCACCGGGTCGCGCCGCGTGCGGTCGTACTCGCGGATCGGTCCTGGGCGAGCGAGGCACGCGCGGCGGGGTGGGAACTCGAGTCGTCGTTCGAACGCCGAGTGCACCGGTCCCTGACGCGGTACGTGATGGTGCTCGAGCGGCGAACAGCGTAG
- a CDS encoding rhamnogalacturonan lyase family protein, whose product MEALDRGLVAVAVDDGVLVRWRLFGTDPDDVAFNLYRDGTRANDSPITDGTNYVDPDGTTDSTYTIRPVVDGTEREESKSVGVWEDNYLDIPLDRPGDNYHPNDASVGDLTGDGSYDIVVKWSPDNAKDNSQSGRTDPHIFDAYTLEGEPLWRIDLGINVRAGAHYAPFLVYDFDGDGIAEFVVRTADGTVDAAGNVIGDPDADWRNDDGYVLDGPEYLTVFDGTTGEELVTTDFRPARGDPCQWGDCYGNRVDRFLAGVAYLDGERPSIVVGRGYYEKTMVTAYDYRDGDLTERWTFDSDEPGNGDYAGQGNHQLGIADLDGDGRDEIVYGAMALDHDGTGLHTTGWHHGDALHCGDFLPDRDGLEIFQPHESGPHGATMRDGETGEPLWTVDAAGDVGRGVAANIDPNHRGVEAWASNGVGLRTTGGERIGDAPWSINHLAWWTGDLQRELVDDWDGPTLHKWDPDSRSTTELEAFPGTRSNNGTKGNPCLTADILGDWREEVIWRRDDDEALRLFVTPYETDHRLYTLMHDSQYRTAIAWQNVGYNQPPHPSFYIGSSMDEPPTPDIEPVGPDGPVDDPTDIIGLPDAANVPADTYRLVNANSGHVLEVAGGDESDGTTVQQGADEDATHQRWDLRYVGEGAYEIVAASSGKALEVAEASTDNGANVRQWTVNGNDNQRWVLDPLDDGAYRLVASHSGLVLGVAGGSVADGANAVQWEWNESDDQRWRLEPVAPRTGGSGPYTVEGAGADIWGSADAFHYYSTSVTGDFDLSVRVDDVENTDEYAKAGLMIRGSMDAGAKNAMIRRTPSATSVQWRPTAGGETVSLTSGAAGESEVAGGTTDHAWQRLVRSGNTVRAYTSADGERWQLLAEFPLSFSSSVRVGLAVTSHASGTRCVATFDELVGIDPSRSDDVGAVDVPGTASGADGKRPPAIDGERPTDPDGDGLYDDVDGDGQTTHADVDAFYDHLETDGVQDNPDAFDFDENGRIGFTDVLELLRQI is encoded by the coding sequence ATGGAAGCGCTCGACCGGGGATTGGTCGCCGTCGCCGTCGATGACGGTGTTCTCGTCCGCTGGCGGCTGTTCGGGACCGATCCCGACGACGTCGCTTTCAACCTCTATCGAGATGGAACGCGGGCGAACGACTCTCCGATCACGGACGGGACGAACTACGTCGATCCGGACGGGACGACCGATTCGACGTACACGATCCGCCCGGTGGTCGACGGCACCGAACGGGAGGAATCGAAGTCGGTCGGCGTCTGGGAGGACAATTACCTGGACATCCCGCTGGACAGGCCCGGTGACAACTATCACCCGAACGACGCGAGCGTCGGCGACCTGACGGGCGACGGCAGCTACGATATCGTCGTGAAGTGGTCGCCGGACAACGCGAAGGACAACTCGCAGAGCGGACGGACGGACCCACACATCTTCGACGCGTACACGCTCGAGGGCGAGCCGCTCTGGCGCATCGATCTGGGGATCAACGTCCGGGCGGGCGCACACTACGCACCGTTTCTCGTCTACGACTTCGACGGGGACGGCATCGCGGAGTTCGTCGTCCGAACGGCCGACGGCACCGTCGACGCCGCCGGGAACGTCATCGGCGACCCGGACGCCGACTGGCGGAACGACGACGGATACGTTCTGGACGGACCGGAGTATCTCACGGTCTTCGACGGAACGACCGGCGAGGAACTGGTGACGACCGACTTCCGGCCTGCCCGGGGTGACCCCTGCCAGTGGGGTGACTGCTACGGAAACCGCGTGGATCGCTTCCTCGCGGGCGTGGCGTACCTCGACGGCGAGCGACCGAGCATCGTCGTAGGCCGCGGCTACTACGAGAAAACGATGGTCACCGCCTACGACTACCGCGACGGCGACCTCACCGAGCGGTGGACCTTCGACAGCGACGAGCCGGGCAACGGCGACTACGCCGGACAGGGCAACCACCAGCTCGGCATCGCCGATCTCGACGGCGACGGCCGCGACGAGATCGTCTACGGCGCGATGGCCCTGGATCACGACGGCACGGGCCTGCACACGACCGGGTGGCACCACGGCGACGCCCTCCACTGCGGGGACTTCCTGCCCGACCGCGACGGCCTCGAGATATTCCAGCCCCACGAGTCGGGGCCCCACGGCGCGACGATGCGGGACGGCGAGACCGGCGAGCCGCTCTGGACCGTCGACGCTGCGGGCGACGTCGGCCGCGGCGTCGCCGCCAACATCGATCCGAACCATCGGGGCGTCGAGGCCTGGGCGTCCAACGGCGTCGGCCTCCGCACCACCGGCGGCGAGCGGATCGGCGATGCCCCCTGGTCGATCAACCACCTCGCGTGGTGGACGGGCGACTTACAGCGCGAACTGGTGGACGACTGGGACGGCCCCACGCTCCACAAGTGGGACCCCGACAGCCGGTCGACCACCGAACTCGAGGCGTTTCCGGGAACGCGCTCGAACAACGGGACGAAGGGGAACCCGTGTCTGACCGCCGACATCCTCGGCGACTGGCGCGAGGAGGTGATCTGGCGGCGCGACGACGACGAGGCTCTCCGGCTGTTCGTGACGCCGTACGAGACCGACCATCGGCTGTACACGCTGATGCACGACTCGCAGTACCGGACGGCGATCGCCTGGCAGAACGTCGGATACAACCAGCCACCCCACCCGAGTTTCTACATCGGCTCGAGCATGGACGAACCGCCGACACCGGACATCGAACCGGTCGGTCCCGACGGACCGGTCGACGACCCGACCGATATCATCGGCCTGCCGGACGCCGCGAACGTGCCGGCCGACACGTACCGGCTCGTCAACGCCAACTCCGGCCACGTCCTCGAAGTCGCCGGCGGCGACGAATCGGATGGAACCACCGTCCAACAGGGCGCGGACGAGGACGCGACGCACCAGCGATGGGACCTTCGCTACGTCGGCGAGGGCGCGTACGAGATCGTCGCCGCCAGTTCGGGGAAGGCACTGGAAGTCGCGGAGGCGTCGACCGACAACGGCGCGAACGTCCGGCAGTGGACGGTGAACGGGAACGACAACCAACGGTGGGTCCTCGATCCGCTCGACGACGGCGCGTATCGCCTCGTCGCCAGCCACTCCGGCCTCGTCCTCGGCGTGGCCGGCGGCAGCGTCGCCGACGGAGCAAACGCCGTGCAGTGGGAATGGAACGAGAGCGACGATCAGCGCTGGCGACTCGAACCGGTCGCCCCGCGGACCGGGGGTTCCGGCCCGTACACGGTCGAGGGTGCCGGCGCGGACATCTGGGGGTCCGCCGACGCGTTCCACTACTATTCGACGAGCGTGACCGGTGATTTCGATCTCTCCGTCAGGGTCGACGACGTCGAGAACACGGACGAATACGCGAAAGCCGGCCTCATGATCCGCGGCTCGATGGACGCCGGCGCGAAAAACGCGATGATTCGGCGGACGCCGTCGGCGACGTCGGTACAGTGGCGACCGACAGCCGGCGGCGAAACGGTGAGCCTGACCTCGGGTGCCGCGGGCGAAAGCGAGGTCGCCGGCGGGACGACCGACCACGCCTGGCAACGGCTCGTCCGCTCGGGCAACACGGTTCGGGCATACACGTCCGCCGACGGCGAGCGCTGGCAGCTTCTGGCCGAGTTCCCGCTGTCGTTCTCGAGCAGCGTTCGGGTCGGACTGGCCGTCACCAGCCACGCGAGCGGAACCCGCTGTGTGGCCACCTTCGACGAGCTGGTCGGTATCGACCCGTCCCGTAGCGACGACGTTGGAGCCGTCGATGTCCCGGGAACCGCGTCGGGCGCGGACGGCAAGCGGCCACCAGCGATCGACGGCGAGCGGCCGACAGATCCCGACGGTGACGGGCTCTACGACGACGTCGACGGCGACGGCCAGACGACCCACGCCGACGTCGACGCCTTCTACGACCACCTCGAGACCGACGGCGTGCAGGACAACCCCGATGCGTTCGATTTCGACGAAAATGGTCGGATCGGGTTCACGGACGTCCTCGAGCTGCTCCGGCAGATCTGA
- a CDS encoding DUF7282 domain-containing protein, with amino-acid sequence MSSRLTFGTLKRIVAILIAIVIVLAAGIVVGQAPAIFGVDEDPEASITFEDQQGDGTNVTIRDVSLSDGGYVVITDGGDEPLAVSERLEAGTHENVTVEREDDSTRELVGQLTATVHQDTADEDGFAYGETDGEEDRPYLEDGFPVSDTATVTTTEEDALSDSFAVESIDAPETATTNETIRVNATIRNPTEFQTQQSVTVRIDGAVFERQVLELEGGESRTVSFETDTSGAPPGNRTIGVYTDGDGAVAAIDLEFHTDPSVSVTEAGAERVTVAAAIPERGFVAVEQNGSVIGTSGELEPGEHENVTVDLAADADVGADAELTAALYAGDPADAETASPIERDGEPVETTFTLADAGDGGGGNESGGE; translated from the coding sequence ATGAGTTCGAGATTGACGTTCGGCACGCTCAAGCGGATCGTCGCGATCCTGATCGCGATCGTGATCGTGCTCGCCGCCGGCATCGTCGTCGGCCAGGCCCCGGCGATCTTCGGGGTCGACGAGGACCCCGAAGCCTCGATCACGTTCGAAGACCAGCAGGGCGACGGGACCAACGTCACGATTCGAGACGTCTCCCTCTCCGACGGCGGCTACGTCGTCATCACCGACGGCGGTGACGAACCGCTGGCCGTCTCCGAGCGTCTCGAGGCGGGGACCCACGAGAACGTGACCGTCGAGCGCGAGGACGACTCGACTCGCGAACTCGTCGGGCAGCTGACCGCGACCGTCCACCAGGACACCGCGGACGAGGACGGCTTCGCCTACGGCGAGACCGACGGCGAGGAGGACCGTCCGTACCTCGAGGACGGGTTCCCGGTGAGCGACACCGCGACGGTGACGACGACCGAGGAGGACGCTCTGAGCGATTCGTTCGCCGTCGAATCGATCGACGCACCGGAGACGGCGACGACCAACGAGACGATACGGGTGAACGCGACGATCCGCAATCCGACGGAGTTCCAGACCCAGCAGTCGGTGACGGTCCGCATCGACGGGGCCGTCTTCGAGCGGCAGGTGCTGGAACTCGAGGGCGGCGAGTCCCGGACCGTGTCCTTCGAGACGGACACGAGCGGCGCGCCGCCCGGTAATCGGACGATCGGCGTCTACACCGACGGCGACGGTGCGGTCGCGGCGATCGACCTCGAGTTCCACACCGATCCGAGCGTTTCGGTGACCGAGGCCGGCGCGGAGCGCGTGACGGTCGCCGCCGCGATTCCCGAGCGGGGATTCGTCGCCGTCGAGCAGAACGGATCGGTGATCGGAACCAGCGGCGAACTCGAGCCCGGCGAACACGAGAACGTCACCGTCGATCTCGCGGCCGACGCCGACGTCGGTGCGGACGCCGAGCTGACGGCGGCCCTCTACGCCGGCGATCCGGCGGACGCCGAGACGGCGTCGCCGATCGAACGCGACGGCGAGCCGGTGGAAACGACGTTCACGCTCGCGGACGCGGGCGACGGCGGCGGCGGAAACGAGTCCGGCGGCGAGTAA
- a CDS encoding histidine kinase N-terminal 7TM domain-containing protein, with the protein MWQYTPYSVPLAAAAMVSAIATVLVWRQRDSRADVWGAVAQCMAILWALVHLLSVSGDTLAWQRYWLLAFFPVLAMTITSMFCFTLYFTGRDEWFSSWRTRLLFSYPIATAVLSLTNGIHELVIVDPALESHGSYEILQYGWGPGFYAFAAVSYSIGVVYLSLLFLKGLRSRNVYRNLTFLIFASIAFLTVLTVFSATKKSPFPHFILHTIGYLFIGVVMIAATLSMRFIQQLPVDRFLSPFGSRFGSLVPLARDFVLEEIDNGVVVLDTNGRIVDINTTGKRMIGTDRAVGNHVSEVVHHDRIVDTGGLGGMLDGTQQLHAVQDELWIASPSGKRCYEVTVSELPGNDGVAAGYVVLLHDITDQKRRQQDLERQKADLETQKTKLEHQNEQLDRFAGIVSHDLRNPLNVANGYLADVSDRTGDDGETVTMEATTVEHVTVSLERMGDIIDDALALARQGRAITEFQDVRLSTVAREAWTNVDTGDATLELDCERSIQADPDRLLNVFENLFRNAVEHGSVASESEDLTISVGFSADGGFYVEDDGTGIPADRRSDIFDRGYTTSEVGTGFGLTIVRDIARAHGWEVAVTDGETGGTRFEFTGLEAARSDA; encoded by the coding sequence ATGTGGCAATACACACCGTATTCCGTTCCGCTCGCCGCTGCAGCGATGGTCAGTGCGATCGCGACGGTGCTCGTCTGGCGACAGCGGGACAGCCGCGCGGACGTGTGGGGAGCAGTCGCACAGTGTATGGCCATCCTCTGGGCGCTGGTTCACCTCCTGTCGGTTTCGGGTGACACGCTCGCGTGGCAACGTTACTGGCTGTTGGCCTTTTTTCCCGTCCTCGCGATGACCATCACCAGCATGTTCTGTTTTACCCTCTACTTCACCGGTCGAGACGAGTGGTTTTCCTCCTGGCGAACGCGGTTGCTGTTCTCGTATCCGATCGCAACGGCCGTACTGAGCCTAACCAACGGGATTCACGAACTCGTGATCGTCGATCCGGCTCTCGAGTCACACGGCTCGTACGAAATCCTTCAGTACGGCTGGGGACCGGGATTCTACGCGTTCGCGGCGGTCTCGTACTCGATCGGCGTCGTCTATCTCAGCCTGCTGTTCCTCAAGGGCCTGCGTTCTCGGAACGTATACCGAAATCTCACCTTCCTTATTTTCGCATCGATCGCGTTCTTGACCGTCCTGACGGTGTTCTCGGCCACAAAGAAAAGCCCGTTCCCGCATTTCATCCTGCATACGATCGGCTACCTCTTTATCGGCGTCGTGATGATCGCGGCGACGCTGAGCATGCGATTCATCCAGCAGCTCCCGGTCGATCGGTTCCTCTCGCCGTTCGGCAGTCGATTCGGGAGTCTCGTTCCGCTCGCACGCGATTTCGTTCTCGAAGAAATCGACAACGGCGTCGTCGTTCTCGATACGAACGGCCGGATCGTCGACATCAACACCACGGGAAAGCGCATGATCGGAACCGACCGCGCCGTCGGAAACCACGTGAGCGAGGTCGTCCACCACGATCGGATCGTCGACACCGGCGGCTTGGGAGGAATGCTGGACGGGACCCAACAGCTACACGCAGTGCAAGACGAACTCTGGATCGCGTCGCCGTCGGGAAAACGGTGTTACGAGGTCACGGTCTCGGAGCTTCCCGGCAACGACGGCGTGGCCGCAGGATACGTCGTTCTGCTCCACGACATCACCGACCAGAAACGACGGCAACAGGACCTCGAGCGGCAGAAAGCCGACCTCGAGACGCAGAAGACGAAACTGGAGCACCAGAACGAACAACTCGATCGGTTCGCAGGGATCGTCTCGCACGACCTTCGAAACCCGCTCAACGTCGCAAACGGCTACCTTGCAGACGTTTCGGACCGGACCGGCGACGACGGCGAAACCGTCACCATGGAAGCCACCACGGTCGAACACGTGACGGTATCGCTCGAGCGGATGGGTGACATCATCGACGATGCGCTCGCGCTGGCCAGACAGGGACGAGCGATCACCGAGTTCCAGGACGTGCGGCTGTCGACCGTCGCCCGTGAGGCCTGGACCAACGTCGACACGGGAGACGCGACGCTCGAACTCGATTGCGAGCGATCGATCCAGGCGGACCCGGATCGGCTACTCAACGTGTTCGAGAACCTCTTTCGAAACGCCGTCGAACACGGTTCCGTTGCATCCGAGAGCGAAGACCTCACCATCAGCGTCGGGTTCAGCGCGGACGGCGGCTTCTACGTCGAAGACGACGGAACCGGGATCCCGGCCGACCGGCGAAGCGATATTTTCGACCGCGGCTACACGACGAGCGAGGTCGGGACCGGCTTCGGGCTGACGATCGTGCGCGATATCGCCAGAGCCCACGGCTGGGAGGTCGCCGTGACCGACGGAGAAACGGGCGGAACGCGGTTCGAGTTCACCGGCCTCGAGGCGGCTCGCTCGGATGCGTAG
- the rnz gene encoding ribonuclease Z produces MPLRVTFLGTAGAIPTTERNPSSIFVARDGEGLLFDAGEGTQRQMMRFGTGFSVSQLFVTHLHGDHVFGIPGLLQTMAFNDRAEPLTIHAPHDTRRQLKGLVNALGNRPSFPVRINEVGDGTVAYRADDYEVRAFATDHDTRSVGYALVEDDRKGRFDRERAEELGVPVGPKFSRLHEGESVELEDGTVVDPEQVVGEPRPGRTIVYTGDTRPAEATIEAAEDPDLLIHDATFADDRAERAADTAHSTARQAAEIANRAGADRLALMHLSSRYAGHTAAHEEEAADVFDGETFVPDDGQELEIPYPDG; encoded by the coding sequence ATGCCACTGCGCGTGACGTTTCTGGGGACGGCCGGGGCGATTCCGACGACGGAGCGGAATCCGAGCAGCATCTTCGTCGCACGCGACGGCGAGGGACTGCTGTTCGACGCCGGCGAGGGAACCCAGCGGCAGATGATGCGGTTCGGGACGGGCTTTTCCGTCTCGCAGCTGTTCGTCACGCACCTCCACGGCGACCACGTCTTCGGAATTCCGGGCCTACTCCAGACGATGGCCTTCAACGACCGCGCGGAGCCGCTGACGATCCACGCCCCCCACGATACGCGCCGCCAGCTGAAGGGACTGGTGAACGCCCTCGGAAACCGACCGTCGTTTCCCGTGCGAATCAACGAGGTCGGCGACGGAACCGTCGCCTACCGCGCCGACGACTACGAAGTCCGCGCGTTCGCGACCGACCACGACACCCGTTCGGTCGGCTACGCACTCGTCGAGGACGACCGCAAGGGACGGTTCGACCGCGAGCGGGCGGAGGAACTCGGCGTCCCCGTCGGGCCGAAGTTCTCGCGGCTCCACGAGGGCGAGTCCGTCGAACTCGAGGACGGCACCGTCGTCGATCCTGAGCAGGTCGTCGGCGAACCCCGACCAGGCCGGACGATCGTCTACACCGGTGACACGCGCCCCGCGGAGGCGACGATCGAGGCCGCCGAGGACCCCGACCTGCTGATTCACGACGCGACGTTCGCCGACGACCGCGCCGAGCGCGCCGCCGACACCGCCCATTCGACGGCCCGCCAGGCCGCCGAGATCGCGAACCGGGCCGGCGCGGACCGACTCGCGCTGATGCATCTCTCCTCGCGCTACGCCGGACACACCGCGGCACACGAGGAAGAGGCCGCGGACGTGTTCGACGGCGAGACGTTCGTTCCCGACGACGGCCAAGAACTCGAGATTCCGTACCCGGACGGCTGA